From the Solanum pennellii chromosome 4, SPENNV200 genome, one window contains:
- the LOC107017938 gene encoding 26S proteasome non-ATPase regulatory subunit 12 homolog A-like: protein MEGDGKLEAQIEVLLNVEKQMRQAGDVAATRKAAIDILQLCFEARAWKTLNEQIVLLSKRRGQLKQAVQAMVQQAMQYIDQTPDLDTKIELIKTLNSVSAGKIYVEIERARLIKKLAKIKEEQKLIGEAADLMQEVAVETFGAMAKTEKIAFILEQVRLCLDHKDYVRAQILSRKINPRVFEADPSKEKKKAKEGENVVEEPAADIPSLPELKQIYYQLMIRYYSHSNDYLEICRCYKAIYEIPSVKEDPAQWIPVLRKICWYLVLSPHDSMQSSLHNSTLEDKNLSEIPHFRLLLKQLITMEVIQWTALWNTFKDEFENEKNMPGGSLGDKAAEDLKLRVIEHNILVVSKYYSRITLKRLAVLLCLDIQEAEKHLSEMVVSKALVAKIDRPMGIVCFQPPKDSNDILNSWASNLEKLLDLVEKSCHQIHKETMVHKAALKA, encoded by the exons ATG GAAGGTGATGGGAAATTGGAGGCGCAAATTGAGGTGCTTCTGAATGTAGAGAAGCAGATGAGGCAAGCTGGGGATGTCGCTGCTACTAGAAAAGCAGCTATAGACATTCTTCAGCTTTGCTTTGAAGCTCGCGCATGGAAAACTTTAAATGAACAGATTGTTCTATTGTCTAAGCGCCGTGGACAATTGAAACAG GCTGTACAGGCCATGGTCCAACAGGCCATGCAGTACATTGACCAGACGCCCGATCTTGACACCAAGATAGAACTTATCAAAACACTGAACAGTGTGTCTGCTGGAAAG ATATACGTTGAGATTGAGAGAGCTCGCTTGATTAAGAAGCTCGCAAAGattaaagaagaacaaaaactCATAGGCGAGGCTGCTGATTTGATGCAAGAAGTTGCT GTTGAAACCTTTGGAGCGATGGCCAAAACTGAAAAGATAGCCTTTATTCTTGAACAA GTTCGTCTATGCTTAGATCATAAAGATTATGTTCGTGCTCAAATTCTCTCAAGAAAGATCAATCCCAGAGTGTTTGAAGCTGATCCAtctaaagaaaagaagaaagcaaaGGAGGGTGAAAATGTGGTTGAGGAACCTGCTGCAGATATTCCTTCACTGCCAGAGTTGAAGCAGATCTACTATCAATTAATGATTAG GTATTACTCACATAGCAATGATTACCTTGAAATATGTCGCTGTTACAAGGCTATATATGAGATCCCTTCCGTGAAAGAAGACCCAGCACAGTGGATACCA GTTCTGAGGAAAATTTGCTGGTACTTGGTATTGTCTCCCCATGATTCTATGCAATCAAGTCTTCATAACTCAACTTTGGAGGACAAAAATCTTTCAGAAATTCCTCATTTCAG GCTGCTTCTGAAGCAATTGATTACCATGGAAGTCATTCAGTGGACTGCTTTATGGAACACATTCAAGGATGAGTTTGAAAATGAGAAGAATATGCCTGGTGGCTCTTTGGGGGACAAGGCTGCTGAAGATCTCAAACTGAGAGTTATTGAGCAC AACATCCTTGTCGTCTCAAAATACTACTCAAGAATAACCTTGAAGAGGCTGGCAGTTTTATTGTGCCTCGATATTCAG gaAGCGGAGAAGCACCTATCTGAAATGGTTGTATCAAAAGCTTTGGTTGCTAAAATAGACAGACCTATGGGTATTGTCTGTTTCCAACCCCCAAAAGACAGCAATGATATCTTGAATTCTTGGGCGTCTAATTTGGAGAAGCTGCTTGACCTTGTCGAAAAGAGTTGCCACCAGATCCACAAAGAAACAATGGTGCACAAAGCTGCTTTAAAGGCTTAG